One Verrucomicrobiota bacterium genomic region harbors:
- a CDS encoding uracil-DNA glycosylase, protein MAALRERALVCRKCPHLAQSRKNVVFGVGDIHCPLMFVGEAPGADEDAQGEPFVGAAGQLLTRIIKAMGFSRDTVYIANILKCRPDTPDQAYGNRKPTPEEMQTCSPYLLEQIDLIQPKVIVALGATAVEGLLGRTEGISRLRGQFQEFRGVPVMPTFHPSYLLRNESLAVKRQVWEDMLKVLEKLNVPITEKQRNYFLKGSG, encoded by the coding sequence ATGGCGGCGCTGCGCGAGCGCGCTCTCGTTTGCCGGAAATGCCCGCACCTCGCTCAGTCGCGAAAGAACGTCGTCTTTGGCGTCGGCGACATCCATTGTCCGCTCATGTTTGTCGGGGAAGCTCCGGGCGCGGACGAAGACGCGCAAGGCGAACCGTTCGTGGGCGCGGCGGGACAGTTGCTGACGCGGATCATCAAGGCGATGGGCTTTTCGCGCGACACGGTCTACATCGCGAACATTCTGAAGTGCCGTCCGGACACACCGGACCAGGCGTACGGCAATCGCAAGCCCACGCCGGAAGAAATGCAGACGTGCTCGCCTTATCTACTGGAGCAAATCGATCTGATTCAGCCGAAGGTCATCGTGGCGCTGGGCGCGACGGCGGTCGAAGGATTGCTAGGCCGGACCGAAGGCATTTCCAGGCTCCGCGGACAGTTCCAGGAATTTCGCGGCGTGCCGGTCATGCCCACCTTTCATCCCTCGTATCTTTTGCGCAACGAATCCCTGGCGGTGAAGCGGCAAGTGTGGGAGGACATGCTCAAGGTCCTCGAAAAACTGAACGTCCCGATCACCGAGAAACAACGGAATTACTTTTTGAAGGGGAGTGGTTAG